A segment of the Lathamus discolor isolate bLatDis1 chromosome 9, bLatDis1.hap1, whole genome shotgun sequence genome:
ttgtggttttgtttttttgtgtgtatgtgtgtgtgtttggttttgttttgttcccatTATCtaactttttgttttcccccctTAAATGTTTTGGTGATTCTCCAGAACCAACGAAACGTATGCTTTCCTTCCAAGGGTTAGCGGAGTTGGCTCATCGTGAGTATCAGGCAGGAGACTTTGAAGCAGCAGAGAGACACTGCATGCAGCTTTGGAGACAAGAGCCTGATAACACTGGTGTGCTTTTGTTACTGTCGTCCATTCACTTCCAGTGTCGCAGATTGGACAGGTAGGAGACTTAAGGAGCTATGTCAAGCTTTCTTTGTAGTGTGCTCCTCTAATAGTACTGAGCATAGCTGATTAAAGTTGTATTCTAACactgatttccttttttatcGCTGAGTGCAAATACTGACTAACTTCATGGCAGCAGTAAGGACTGGTCAAAAATAATGGTCTTCCTTTTTGAATTTTGTTAGGGTAAGATAATACAAATTAGAATGGCTAGCTTTACAACAAACAACAGATCTTGCCATTATTCTcatgttattttaatattgccCGCATTAACTCAACCATACTTGTGTGTACTTGGAGGTATTTACATGTGTAAATAAAGGCTTATTTATGCCACCTGCAAGGTAGGGgtttatggttttggttttttttaagtttcaagACTGATAATTTGCTGTGAAACGGCATGCTGAGTTAAGGATTTTTGTCATCTGAAAGTTGCGTCTATATGCTTTCTGCTTGCCTGTTCCTGATACTGCTTTCTGTGCCTCAAGCATTTTTAACTTCTCTTGATCTAGCTGTAAATCTGTTTGTGCTAATGACCTTTGGactgaaatttgttttataTAGGCTTCTGAATGAAGTTGTAATAACAGTTCAGatacagggaaaataaaatggggGAAGATACAATGGAATTTTACATCTACATCTGTCAGCTGTGTCTTGCTTCTTGAAACAAATACTGAGTGGGACCTTACTTAAAGCATACAAACGTTGAAGAGGCTTCACAGGATTTCTGTAGTGTTTTCTCCAAGTGCATCAAGTTCAGGTTTGGTGAGGTGACTTGAGCCCTACTTACTGTAAATGAGAGTTATCTTTCCTAAGCAGAATCTCAAATGGGAGCAGGGAAGGTGATAATTTAAGCTAGAACCTTAAACATAACACAGTTCTGTAAAGCAAGATTTGTTGGCTATATGTTTGGCTCAGTTAAGCATGAATGTTCATTAACAAACTGGGTAAACAGGCAAACACTGAAAGTAGATGGtgtctgtttgggtttttttgtttggttgtttttttttttgccaattcGTTGAATTTTCTTCCAGGTCTGCTCACTTCAGCACTTTGGCTATTAAACAGAATCCACTGTTGGCTGAAGCCTACTCAAATCTAGGCAATGTGTACAAGGAACGTGGACAGCTACAAGAAGCAATTGAACATTACAGACACGCACTACGCCTCAAACCAGATTTCATTGATGGATATATTAATTTGGCTGCTGCGCTGGTAGCTGCAGGTGATATGGAAGGAGCAGTACAGGCATATGTGTCTGCCCTTCAGTACAACCCTGTAAGTAATGCTTTGTTTTTATAGAAGAGCTCCATACTTATTGTCGCAGGACACACATATAGCAGGTTTCAAGCAAGTGATAAATGTTCCCTCTAATCTGTACACCATAAACTTGATAATCTACTTAATACTTCTCTTAAGGATCTTTGAAAGACTTGTGTTACAAAAAGTTTTATATTGCAGTACGGTAAGGGATGCTGATTGTGTACTTATCTGTGTttttgaaataacaaaaaagcaagaattCGCCCTCTAAGCTGAAGTCAGATGTTTTGGTGAATGACCTCATACTTTAGCTTTGTGTGCTTTAAGGTATTATTATTACAGTGAGAGAATCACTGCTCAATCTTTGAATGCGAGTTCTTAAAAAATCATCAGGTATGACCTTATCACAGAGTCAGAAATTTCATGGTGATGAGAGTGGCCTTCCTTAGATTTTTCACTGGGGGCTGGTTTAGAGAAGCATCATTTTTATGTTTCATAGGCTGAAGCTGAGTTTGTCAAAAAGAGACTTGTATAAAATAGATCTAGTATTTGGATTTTTGATTGTAACTCTTTTGAATTGACATTTTTAGTAAACTGTATCAGACTGCTATCTTCTATTCACTTTGTATCAAACTTAAATAATTTGTATAGTACTACTCAATATGGTGAAGGTATCTACTTGCTATTTGGTTGtatattttgtaaaaaataccccaaaccaaaacttgaaatgcagcatttgtCTGGTGTGCACAtattctttttgctttggaaaagcaaatgcaaaccCAGTCCAGCAAGAGCCCGGAGTCCATGTTCTTCAGGCTAGGTGACCTTGTCAAAGTCATTATGCTAAGTGTAGTAGAGCTGGTACAGTACTTCTAACCAATGTAAGATGGTGTTTTCTTAAGGAGATTTGTTTAGGTTAGAAAATTCTTTTGTTAGCGTTGACAGAAATGTCCCCATTTTCTATGGTCTTTACTGCTAGATAGTGCCTGTGCTGTGGTGAAACATGAAAGAACAAGAATGCATTGCAAGACTGTTGAAAACGGatgtggaaaaacaaaaggggagaaaaactgCAAAATCATTATGAAGTCTATTTAAAACCTATTTAAAAGAATACAGGTTTGCAgtagtgctttaaaaaaacaaacccaaaaccaaccacccCCTGCCCCGCccccgaaaaaaaaaaagaacacaccAGGGAGGGGGGTGTGGGTGTGGATcttcaggaaagctggagaatGGCTTTTTTCAAGGACATGTAGGATAAGGAGAAacagctttaacctgccagaggggagatagAGATGAGAGCTGAGgcagttcttctctgtgagggtggtgagtgctggcacagggtgcctggGGAAGCTGtcggtgccccatccctggcagtgttaaaggccaaggggcttggagcaggtgtccctgcccatggcaggggttggaattgggtGAGCTTCAAGATCCCTTCCGGCACAAATCAATCTGGGATTTTATGATTCATACTTATATATGTATCCTGTATGTATGTTATGATTCGTACTTACGTATGGCAACAGAACTTAagctgcttgtggcagggggcatttgttttttgttttgtatttccatATGAAGAGGAATTAtatgaaatactgcttttttacTTCGCTCTACTTTCTTATGGTTGTATTGTTACAGTACTAAAATCAGTAAGATAGTCTGTTGGTTGTAAAtattaggtaaaaaaaaaattaacatttgtgatgtatttttatttaaaatgagcTGTAGAGGACTGGGGTTTTCCTTTGAAAGTTCTCTGTGAAGACCTTTGGGATGTCTGAAGTCCTGAAGCTGATAGTGTGATTTTGATGTTTCAGGACTTGTACTGTGTTCGTAGTGACCTGGGGAACCTGCTGAAAGCCCTGGGTCGCTTGGAAGAAGCCAAGGTAGGTGTTGCATAGAATACATGTAAACATCAGTGTTTTGAAAACCTGAACTTTGCACCAAGTCTTCAGATCTGCGCTGATCTACAGACAGTCTGAGAAACTGCTGAAAACTGAAGGCACTGAAACACCCCAGAGTAGTTGTAGGGCAAGATATGGCATGTCCATGTTTAAAAGTTGGTTTAAGTCAAGAAATGGAACATTACCCAGCCCTTCTGCTGAACTAGACTATCTGATACCATTCTGAAGTATTGGGCAGGGGCTCCATCATGCTCTTACCTGGAAATAAGTAACAGACCTTCAAATCTGAGGCTTGTCTGATCGTGCCAAGCAGAGAGCATGTGTTTAGCTTGAGATCCCTGTACAATGCAGGTGCTACTGAAAACGCTGCTCTTCTGAAGTCCTTTGTGGCTTGTAAGTGGAGAAGAAACTTATCCAAATGTTTCCTTGTAATATTggcttttaaagatttttattcttttaacttttcccttccctttatAGCGGAAGAAAGGCTAATAAATGATCAATAGCTGCAGTATGTgacacccctcccccccaagTATCTTCAcgtcttccctctcccctcccccaaaataaagaaatcagaaGGACAAAGCTGGTTTGTTTGGGAAATGAACTGATCGAAAGAAAACTTGCTGTAGTGGAAAGGTGGCTTCTAGCAGTCTTGTGTTTCCTAAACTGCGAATTTGAACACCAAGATGAGTTTAAAATTCTTGGCATATTAAAACTTGGATTGCACAAAGAAATTGTCTTGTTACAAGCCACCTTACGCGTCCGCGCTGCAGGGGTGAGGAGTGTGGAGAAGTCAGAAACACTCTGGGCTCCATGTCTGTCACTCCAAGCCCCACGCGCATGCTAAAAAGTGGAGTGTATGAACAGCGTAGCTGTCTGTTTGGCTGCAGCACCATTTGGGGGGGGTTGTGATCTTTATGGGGTAATGGGAGTGCAGGTTCAAAgttcactatttttttttgaTTTCTCATCACAACTTGGATGTGTGTACTGTCCTAGGGCAGCCTGATTGATTTGGTCGGATCCAggttgaaaatattttgtagtaGCATTTAGGGTTTGAACAGTCTTGGTGACACTTGGTCCGCCCACCAAGCGGACAGCTAACATGAATTGCACTTCACTGCAGCTTTAGTGTGACTGGTATAGGCCAAGACACTGCGCCTGCCTTAGGTTGCTGACTTCTTTGTTTCAGAGCTCTGGAGACACCTAGTTTGAAAGTGTTATTCTGTTTTGTGAGAATTTAATTAATGAGGAAAAACATCTTGAGTAAATTGCAATGTGTTTCTTTGGTTATCAGTCCATTTGAAAGATCAAGCCAGCAGATTCCTTACAGTTTGAACTAAAATTAAATCTCTTTGTAGATATTTCAGAGcctttcttccaaaaaaaaaaaaaaaaaagtccctgCTGTATGCAATTGCCCTGATTAACCCTCTCCTGTCTGCATGTCTCCCTTGTTACACACAGATTGTCCTCATTCCCATGTGTTAAGACATGTCCAAAAAAATTGCAATTGCTTTGTTGAACTCTTACTAATgatcttgttttattttctctcttgtttttggtttttcaCCACTGATATTGTATTTAGAAGGTTTCAGGTGGGTGAAACTTCCTATTCCATGCGTAAGGTGCCTCGCTGAAGGGAGCTCGAGGCCTGGATCTAGGGCAGACacacacctcctcctcctcttccagcaaGGAACGCACCGAAAAGTCACATGATGAGAAATATGGTAACGGGTTTGTAACTGCCACAGCAAAACCATTTGCCTCCATGCCTGAATCTTCTGTCTTGTGGCTTCAGAAAcagcttaaaatatttaattacaaGCAAGTAATATAAGAATATTTTATACTAGTAGCCACAAattctttcaaagaaataaagtaaaagtaaattttaattttatttatttgtttgtttatttatttatttaagaaataattgGAGATAGTTAATAGTAAAAGCTTCTAACTCTTCTGgttgttcatttttttcctttttttcttctttgtttggATTGCAGCGTTCTGCTCTTCTGATGATGCGCTGTGATCCTGCAGTAGCGCAAAGGCTGCGCAGCGGTAACGCGCATTGCGTGCGATTAAGCCCTCGTGAACGGTTGACTAGATGATTAATCTCTGATTGGGTGACTGCCCAAGCTCCAGGCTGTAGCCTTTTGGATAAAATTGGGATGTAATGCATTTTAGAGTCCAGACATCAAATTTAACATGCGAGTTTCTGTATGGGCCTGCCTGGTAGATTAATGATTCTGATTGGCCGTTCACTGGACCTAGGGGCAATCAATCTAGCAAAGCAGTTCGCAGCGATAGCGTGGCGCCGTGCTGTTTAGGATGCGCAGCGATTTCTTGCGCTTGCATTACAGGGACCTAAACCTTCATGCAATCCTGTCATTTGAGGTTTTGAAGCTGCAGATGATGGAATGTACATGAAGAAGCTGTGAAACAAGATACCCATTGGGTGTATCAGCTCACTTGACAAGGACCGTTAAAACTGAAGAATCTTTTTCAgtagtttttcatttttttaagtagTTTCTATCTGGTTTAGAATATTTCACAATTTCATAATTTATTTCACAGCAAAGTTGTTTTTACAGAGTAGGGATTTTGTTTTTATGCAGGTGGCAGATACTTGCACTGAGTTACTTGAATTGTTTCTAAGATGATTCCTGTGGTGACCTGATGTCTAAAGATATGTTAATTTGTTAGCAGCATAACTGAGAAATGGTGGGCTTGCACCTGGGTTTTGGTTGGCGCTGGCGCAGGATCAACAGCAGTTTGCAGCGCATTAGTTTTGGCGCAAGCTAGCCTATACTGCAGGGTCACTTTTGGCTGTTTAGAGAAGGCATACTaacaatctttttttctcttttttttttttttttttttttttttttttttttttttacaaacatCCCCTGTCCCTTGTATCTTTCTTCTTTAACTGTTTCAAGGCCTGTTACTTAAAAGCAATTGAGACTCAACCAAACTTTGCAGTGGCCTGGAGTAATCTTGGCTGTGTTTTCAATGCTCAAGGAGAAATTTGGCTTGCAATTCATCACTTTGAAAAGGTAACTATCTAAACCCAGTCAGCTTTGCTGCTAGTTTTTATTGTACATGCAGTTGTTTGCTTGTAGGTGATAGAAATTTGATCAGCAGAGAACTTCTTATGAGCCTGTTAGTTAACATCCCATTAGTTACCATCCTCTGTTGATCAGTGTTTCAGGCTGCCTGTATGCCACCAGAGAGATATATTCAAAATTGCCCTAAGAACTTCACACAAATGTCAAATATAAGAAAATTCAGTAAGTTGTTTCGTGGTTCTTTTCTGGAATAAATTTTTCAAAGCCTAATCTGGTGGGAATTCTACGTGTTTGATAGGTGAGAGGAGGAAACAACTTTCTGCTTAAACTGATTTTTCCATGTGATTTTGTTTCAGGTATTACTGTCTTTTGAGTAACAGAGGAGATCAGTTTTAAGCGTCACACAAATTCCTCTTCTCCAGAATTATTTTTCACGACTGTGGTTCACATTTCTCTATATTGATGTCATTAACTAATTTTCTTATACCTTTCACTAAGTATCTAAGTTGCATCTTAATTCAGTTTGTATAGTCTCTTAAGTTTCTGAAGTGACTTAAGACCACATTTAAGTggtgacattttctttctggtagTCATGACTTAAGATCTACAAAAATGTTAActgcttgggattttttttcttttttaatctctgcCTAGTTAGTGGTAGattatgaagtattttaatttggAAAGAATAGTTCCTGTAAGAAAGATTGTAAGCGTGGCCTGACAAATACTCAGATATAGCTTATTATTGCATCTTCTGTAACTTTGTTGGgtctaaatttttttttgtgctttattaGTTTGGAAGGGAGTGTTTTAGTTTAACAGCTACTGAATTTTCCCTATATATGCAATGAATTTGCTCTTTTCTTGCTCTTGTGAACCTGTCTCTATTTTCCTATGCTACtaaagttttaaaatgctgtccTATTTTGCGGTAGATCAAGGATGTGGATCAGGTTTTTTAGCGTTTTCTTGCCTAAAACCAAATTAAAGGCAGCATGGCATGGGTAGGCAGGAGTGTTAAGTATGATCAACCTAGCATGAAATGAATGCTTAACGCTTAATTCTGCAGTAGTTGCAACTGACTGGGTAAGCAAACGAGTAAGATTGAATATAGTGTATGCTGTCATTTCTGCAGGTAAATGGCTGATGCTCTGTGATTTATATAactctttccttccttactAGGTAATTGATAAAGTCTTAGGTGCTTACAGATTGGGTTTGTcagatcaaaaccaaaacaaccacaaacaaaaaacaaccagaagAAACAGCCAGCTAGGTTTCATAGGAAATGTTTTTGTGTTGATGCTCAAAACTGttacttcaaaaatattttcaggctGTAACACTTGACCCAAATTTTTTGGATGCTTACATCAATCTGGGAAATGTCCTGAAGGAGGCAAGGATATTTGACAGGTAAGCAGATAAGTATTGTTGCTCTCTCAGTGCCCTGTCACATGTATCAAGATAAAAATTAGCTTCCTGATATAAAATCATTTTGGGACAGCAATTGGATTATAATCTCTGGAGGCTGTAGTTTGTGGCTTTAAATTTAACACAAGCTTGCAGGGAACAGGTTAATTACTCTAACTAGCTGCATTGCACTCTGTAAATGATACAGTGATTTCTCTTTAACAGTGAATTAATGGACCAAACAGGTGCATGTTTCCTCAGCATTTTGGAATTTACATCACCTTTTTGAGAATTTATTTACTATGTACATTGTTGTGATTTGTTTAGAAATAGGATATTGAATACATCTGTCATTTTGATAGTGCTAAAGGAGCATATAATTAAAAATCTCACTTTTGAATAAAGTGAAGTTTGAACTGTAACTAAAGCATGATACATAGGTTAGTGGAGACAATAAAGACATGTAATAATATACTGTTTATATTGTTGCAGTTGAATaatgaactggaaaaaagtggaaaaagtcTCATGCTTATCCTAGTAATGAAGAGTGCTTAAAAAATGTAGatgaaagctttcctttttttccaaagacttAAATTTATCACTGTACAACATCAGGTGGGAGGAAGACATTCCtgttttatgaaatatttcttctagTCTGCTAGTCATTACAAGATTCAGCATAGCTTTAAAATAGCATTCATCATAATACCTTGATTGTCATTTTAATTCAGGCAGtactcttctgtgttttcagtaaCATCTTACAGGatggatttgtgtgtgtgttaataCATACTCCTTGaagtttggtgggttttttttatgtaagtAATTTTTTATGACCAAGGTAAATAAAATTGCTGTTCTGTGGATAATTGTTtaccttgtttttcttgttacaGAGCTGTAGCAGCTTATCTACGAGCCTTGAGTTTGAGTCCAAATCATGCAGTTGTGCATGGCAACCTTGCCTGTGTGTATTATGAGCAAGGACTAATAGATCTAGCAATAGACACCTACAGGAGGGCTATTGAACTGCAACCCCACTTCCCTGATGCCTATTGTAACTTGGCCAATGCCTTGAAGGAGAAAGGCAGTGTAAGgagtacttttttctttgtaaatttttttaaaagtacatgAATGCTTATTTTAGGCACCAAGTGTCACCAGCTGTATCATGATGAGATGTTACACTCAGTCATGAGGAAGAATAATTCTGGAAATCTCCACCTTGAACTTGTTCAAAGTGATGGTATAATGATTTCCCATAAGCAGTGCTGTTACAACAAAAATTACCATATTAACAGTATCCTTTTTTTTGAAGGTGGTAGAAGCAGAAGAATGCTACAATACAGCTCTGCGACTTTGTCCCACTCATGCAGATTCTCTCAACAATCTAGCAAACATCAAACGGGAACAGGGGAATATTGAGGAAGCTGTCCGTCTTTATCGGAAGGCTCTTGAGGTACAGTTGAATGTAGGGAGGGAGAGATGTGGAATTCAAGTTGGGAATGTGTAataagacaattttttttttctcttttcggTCATAAGCGAAGGAACATCTCTTCAGAGACCCAAGTCATAAGAGGAAGATTAAGAAATACACAAGCTTTTTTTTGATATCATGTACTTGAGAAATTTGAAAGATTGTACTTTTTCTTCCAGGTGTTTCCAGAGTTTGCTGCTGCGCATTCGAATTTAGCAAGTGTTCTGCAACAGCAAGGAAAGTTACAGGAAGCTCTGATGCATTACAAAGAGGCTATTAGGTAAATGGATACTATCTGTAATAGTCCCAGTCTTTCTTAACAGGAAAGTACCATAGCTCTTTAGAGAAAGTGGCTTATAGTAGTGTATTTTAACTCGGATAGTTGCTTTGCAAACACAAAAATTAGTATGGTTTCTCTTTGGAGGAGGAGCTTTTATTGTTCATGATAATATgtattatctttatttttcagaatcaGCCCCACATTTGCAGATGCTTACTCTAATATGGGAAATACTTTGAAGGAGATGCAGGATGTTCAAGGAGCTCTACAGTGCTACACCCGTGCCATTCAGATAAACCCAGCTTTTGCTGATGCCCACAGCAACCTGGCTTCTATTCACAAGGTAACATATGCAAATGATTCACTCCTAAGAGTATGGTGGGGCATTGTGAGTACTTACCCTAAGTATATTTTTATCTGCTGACTCATTTCTGTGTCCTTACAGGATTCAGGGAATATACCAGAAGCCATTGCCTCTTACCGCACTGCTCTCAAACTGAAGCCTGATTTCCCAGATGCCTACTGCAACTTGGCCCACTGTTTGCAGGTGAGGAAGATGAGGCTGCGATTGTAATTCTTAagatttttctccagaaaatatTAAGTATGCTCAACAAATCAGTAATTTAAATTTACAGAGTGGACTTAAGACTTAAATCAGAAGATAAGACTATATAGTAACCAACAGTTAATACTGAAGTTTTCACTTCCATTTGTGAAAGAAGCATTAGTCTCAACTTGTGAAATATGTGGTGTAGATCAAGGGAAGCTGTTGTCCTAATACTCTCAATTTCTCCCCTTTTTCTAGATTGTCTGTGATTGGACAGACTATGATGAAAGAATGAAGAAGCTGGTTGGCATTGTAGCTGATCAGCTGGAGAAAAATAGACTGCCTTCTGTCCACCCACATCATAGCATGCTGTATCCGCTTTCTCACAGTTTTAGGAAGGCTATTGCTGAGAGACATGGAAATCTGTGTTTGGACAAGGTAGGAAGTTGCAATTCAAGTACTTTGGTTTTCCCTGTTCGTACTGAAACTCTTAATACTCACATAGTTGGTATTAGCCTTTGTAAGGTTTGAGTCCCTGTCCTGTAGGGAAATGATGCATACTGTTACTCGTCTAGTTTTGAAAAGTACGTATGAGGTGTTGTTTTGCAAAAGCAGACTGGGTAAATTATTTCCTGACAGTAAGATAAATCCAGGCAGCTGTGTGATAGTATCTCTCAAAATCTGGTCCTTTCCAGCATCTGTAGTGCTTGGAACTTGACCTTGCCTCTAGAGAATCCTTGCTGGAACATGAGTTTTCTGTTCAATTAACTCTGGGCTTTCAAAATGCACTTGCTATAGTGGTTACGGCGGCAGTGTTATAGGGGCGATGCATCACATTAGGAAAGATTTGTGGTTACTCTGTTCTGAAGTACTTTGTGTACAGTAAGTAGACTAGATTATTCCAAACCCACATATTCTCTTGCTGAATTGCTTAACTTGTGTGCTGTTTCCACAAGTCTGCACAGCACCTCAAGCTGCTGAGAGTGCAGTTGCAGTCAATGGCAAATTCCTTAACTAAAATTTGatgcaacttttttttcttttcaagcagaAGGCCATAGCTGTGGGGACTTTTGAATGCTGAGATGGTTTACTTGTGCAGGTTGCAGTTGTAATTGAAAATGCGCTGTCAGCTAGTGGAAGGGTCTGGTTAGCTAATATAAAAATCTTAAACTTCAGAAGGTAACACTTAGCTTTCAAACTGGCTTGTCTTAACAGCCTGATAATACAGGCTGATGTCTGGGGAAGATGGTGAGTATGAGAACAGAAAACATGCTGTGGTGCTTTACAGAAATAGTGTTCTGGTCGCAAGTGGCTTGTACCTTGAGAACTTCCTGGTCATAGTGGTGTGGTATCAGTATATTTAATAATCAGAATACTTGAAAATACTTGGAATACTTGAAAAATAAGCTGGTAGAAAAGCAGTAATGTCAGCTTGGAGTAGTTACATCTGTCTTTGGCTGAGTGTAGGTACATGACGCATTGTATCACAGTTTGTGGATGTGACACGCTGCTCCAGTGGAGTATATACAATGCAGGTTTGAAACAACTGCCCACAGACCGCTTACTTGAATGTGGGATAAGGCTAGTTCTGCAAACTCATGTGTTGGGGATTTTTATCCCTCTGTTTagcatttggttttggtttttgagTTTATGAACAGTTGTGTGTTTTCTTGACAGATTAATGTTCTTCACAAGCCATCATATGAGCATCCCAAGGACTTGAAGGCCAGTGAAGGTCGACTTCGCATTGGCTATGTGAGCTCTGATTTTGGAAACCATCCAACCTCGCACCTAATGCAGTCAATCCCAGGCATGCATAACCCAGACAAATTCGaggtaaaaatataaatggcaTACTTAAAGCATTAAGTATGGCTGTAAGTGGCATCTTTTTCTTGGTGCAGACAGGTAAACTAGGAAAGGGCAAATTTTGTTTCTAGGCTGAGTTTTTCGGTTTTGttagtttgtgtttttttttttttgtggggggggcagggtttggtttggttttggt
Coding sequences within it:
- the OGT gene encoding UDP-N-acetylglucosamine--peptide N-acetylglucosaminyltransferase 110 kDa subunit isoform X2, which gives rise to MATSVGNVADSTGLAELAHREYQAGDFEAAERHCMQLWRQEPDNTGVLLLLSSIHFQCRRLDRSAHFSTLAIKQNPLLAEAYSNLGNVYKERGQLQEAIEHYRHALRLKPDFIDGYINLAAALVAAGDMEGAVQAYVSALQYNPDLYCVRSDLGNLLKALGRLEEAKACYLKAIETQPNFAVAWSNLGCVFNAQGEIWLAIHHFEKAVTLDPNFLDAYINLGNVLKEARIFDRAVAAYLRALSLSPNHAVVHGNLACVYYEQGLIDLAIDTYRRAIELQPHFPDAYCNLANALKEKGSVVEAEECYNTALRLCPTHADSLNNLANIKREQGNIEEAVRLYRKALEVFPEFAAAHSNLASVLQQQGKLQEALMHYKEAIRISPTFADAYSNMGNTLKEMQDVQGALQCYTRAIQINPAFADAHSNLASIHKDSGNIPEAIASYRTALKLKPDFPDAYCNLAHCLQIVCDWTDYDERMKKLVGIVADQLEKNRLPSVHPHHSMLYPLSHSFRKAIAERHGNLCLDKINVLHKPSYEHPKDLKASEGRLRIGYVSSDFGNHPTSHLMQSIPGMHNPDKFEVFCYALSPDDGTNFRVKVMAEANHFIDLSQIPCNGKAADRIHQDGIHILINMNGYTKGARNELFALRPAPIQAMWLGYPGTSGALFMDYIITDKETSPVEVAEQYSEKLAYMPNTFFIGDHANMFPHLKKKAVIDFKSNGHIYDNRIVLNGIDLKAFLDSLPDVKIVKMKCPDSCDNADSNAALSMPVIPMNTIAEAVIEMINRGQIQITINGFNISNGLATTQINNKAATGEEVPRTIIVTTRSQYGLPEDAVVYCNFNQLYKIDPSTLQMWANILKRVPNSVLWLLRFPAVGEPNIQQYAQNLGLSQNRIIFSPVAPKEEHVRRGQLADVCLDTPLCNGHTTGMDVLWAGTPMVTMPGETLASRVAASQLTCLGCLELIAKSRQEYEDIAVKLGTDLEYLKKIRGKVWKQRISSPLFNTKQYTMDLERLYLQMWDHYAAGNKPDHMIKPVEASESA
- the OGT gene encoding UDP-N-acetylglucosamine--peptide N-acetylglucosaminyltransferase 110 kDa subunit isoform X1, whose amino-acid sequence is MATSVGNVADSTEPTKRMLSFQGLAELAHREYQAGDFEAAERHCMQLWRQEPDNTGVLLLLSSIHFQCRRLDRSAHFSTLAIKQNPLLAEAYSNLGNVYKERGQLQEAIEHYRHALRLKPDFIDGYINLAAALVAAGDMEGAVQAYVSALQYNPDLYCVRSDLGNLLKALGRLEEAKACYLKAIETQPNFAVAWSNLGCVFNAQGEIWLAIHHFEKAVTLDPNFLDAYINLGNVLKEARIFDRAVAAYLRALSLSPNHAVVHGNLACVYYEQGLIDLAIDTYRRAIELQPHFPDAYCNLANALKEKGSVVEAEECYNTALRLCPTHADSLNNLANIKREQGNIEEAVRLYRKALEVFPEFAAAHSNLASVLQQQGKLQEALMHYKEAIRISPTFADAYSNMGNTLKEMQDVQGALQCYTRAIQINPAFADAHSNLASIHKDSGNIPEAIASYRTALKLKPDFPDAYCNLAHCLQIVCDWTDYDERMKKLVGIVADQLEKNRLPSVHPHHSMLYPLSHSFRKAIAERHGNLCLDKINVLHKPSYEHPKDLKASEGRLRIGYVSSDFGNHPTSHLMQSIPGMHNPDKFEVFCYALSPDDGTNFRVKVMAEANHFIDLSQIPCNGKAADRIHQDGIHILINMNGYTKGARNELFALRPAPIQAMWLGYPGTSGALFMDYIITDKETSPVEVAEQYSEKLAYMPNTFFIGDHANMFPHLKKKAVIDFKSNGHIYDNRIVLNGIDLKAFLDSLPDVKIVKMKCPDSCDNADSNAALSMPVIPMNTIAEAVIEMINRGQIQITINGFNISNGLATTQINNKAATGEEVPRTIIVTTRSQYGLPEDAVVYCNFNQLYKIDPSTLQMWANILKRVPNSVLWLLRFPAVGEPNIQQYAQNLGLSQNRIIFSPVAPKEEHVRRGQLADVCLDTPLCNGHTTGMDVLWAGTPMVTMPGETLASRVAASQLTCLGCLELIAKSRQEYEDIAVKLGTDLEYLKKIRGKVWKQRISSPLFNTKQYTMDLERLYLQMWDHYAAGNKPDHMIKPVEASESA